Within Xanthomonas theicola, the genomic segment CCGCGCCGGACCCGGCGCAATTGCAGGCCTGGCAGCGCGGCCGCACCGGCGTGCCGATCGTCGATGCCGGCCTGCGCGAGCTGTGGCACATCGGCTGGATGCACAACCGGGTGAGGATGATCGTCGCCAGCTACCTGTGCAAGCACCTGCGCGTGCACTGGTCCGAGGGTGCGCGCTGGTTCTGGGACACGCTGGTCGACGCCGACCTGGCCAACAACACGCTCGGCTGGCAGTGGGTGGCCGGCACCGGCGCCGACGCCGCGCCGTACTTCCGCGTGTTCAACCCAGTGACCCAGGCGCAGAAGTTCGATGCGCACGGGCGCTACATCGCGCGCTGGGTGCCGGAACTGGCGGCGCTGCCGGTGGCCGAACGCTTCGCGCCGTGGCTGTCGCCGCAGCGCCTGGCCGCCAGCGCGCCGCACTATCCGCGGCAGCCGATCGTGGACCTGGCCGCCGGGCGCGATGCCGCGCTGGCCGCATACCGCGCGACCGGCGGCGCGGGCTGAGCGCGCCCCTCGCGGCATGGGTCCGTGGCAGCGCCGAGCCTGGCGCTGCCATTGACGCCCTTCGCCGGCCCATGATTCACTCGGGCCGGGCACAGGAGGATGCATGGCCGCCAGCACAGCCCGCCGCAAGCCGCGGCGCGAACCGATGTCGCGTGTGGATACCGCCTGGCTGCGGATGGAGCGGCCGACCAATCCGATGATGATCACCGGTGTGCTGATGCTCGACGAGCCGCTGTCGCTGCAGCGGTTCAAGCAGTTGGTGCGCAAGCGCTTCCTGGCGTTCCCACGATTCCAGCAGAAGCCGGTGGACACCGCCACCGGCGCCTACTGGCAGCACGACGACGATTTCGACCTGGACTGGCACGTGCGCCTGTCGGCCCTGCCCGGGCGCGGCGGCAAGCAGGCGCTGGAGCGCTTCGCCGGGCAGATGGCGTCCACGCCCTTGGACAAGACCAAGCCGCTGTGGCAGTTCCACCTGATCGAACGCTACGAAGGCGGTTCGGCGCTGGTGGCGCGCATCCACCACAGCTACGCCGACGGCATCGCGCTGGTGCAGGTGCTGCTGTCGCTGACCGACATGCAGCGTGTTCCGGAGCCGTCCGCACAGCTGGGCCGTGCCTGGCTGAAAGACGACGGCAAGGACGTGGTGCGCCGGGTCGGCGCCATCGACCGCTACCTGAAACTGGGCGGGCGCGTGCTCGACAAGGGCCGCCAGATGTACCAGGCCCCGAACCTGGCGACGATGCTGGCCAAGGAAGGCGGGCTGATCGGCCGCGAGCTGGCCAACGCGCTGCTGCTGTCCGACGATCCGCCGACCCTGCTGCGCGGGCGCCTGGGCGTCAGCAAGCGCGCGGCCTGGGCCGAGCCGCTGGACCTGGACGAAGTGAAGGCAGTCGGCCGCGCCTGCGACTGCACGGTCAACGACGTGCTGATGGCGACGGTGGCCGGCGCCTTGCGCCACTACATGCTCGAGCGCGGCGAACGCCTGGACGGGGTGACCCTGCGCGCGACGGTGCCGGTCAACCTGCGCCCGCTGGAGCATGCGCGCAAGCTCGGCAACCATTTCGGACTGGTGTTCCTGGACCTGCCGGTGGGCGAGGCCAATCCGGTGCGGCGCGTGCAGTGCGTCGCCGCGGCGATGCGGCAACTCAAGCAGTCGCGCCAGGCGATGGTGGTGTTCGGATTGCTGGCCGCGGTCGGCATGGCGCCGGCGGCGCTGCAGTCGCTGGCGCTGGACCTGTTCAGCCGCAAGGCGAGCACGGTGGCGACCAACGTGCCGGGGCCGCAGCAGCCGCTGTACCTGGCCGGCAGCGGCGTGCGCGAGATGATGTTCTGGGTGCCGCAGACCGGCTCGATCGGGGTCGGCGTGTCGATCATGAGCTACAACCACCGCGTGCATTTCGGCCTGATCGGCGATGCGCGGTTGATTCCCGATCCGGACGCGGTGATGCGCCGGATCGGCGCCGAATTCGGCAAGCTGCTGTACCTGGCGCTGATGGGCGATTGGGAGCATGCGCTGCGCGCCGAGGACGTGGACGCGTTGCTGGCGCATTCCTGAACGTGGTGCATTCGCACGACGCGCCGGTCGCGCGCCGTTCATCCCGGTCTGGCGAACGACTGTTTATGCTTTCCCACTTCAATTCAGGTTCCGGGAGAGAGCACGATGAAACGTACCGCCATCCAAGGCATTTCCGTGGCGCTGGCCGGCGCGCTGGTGTTGTCCGCCTGCGCCACCGGCGGTTCCTACGTGCAGCGCGACCAGTACGGCAATCCGACCGAGCAGCAGAACCGCACCGGCCGCGGCACGCTGATCGGCACCGCGGTCGGCGTCGCCGCCGGCCTGCTCAGCGGCAGCAGCGCCACCGAGCGCCGCCAGCACGCGATGATCGGCGCCGGCATCGGCGCGCTCAGCGGCGCGGCGATCGGCAATTACCAGGACCGCCAGGAGCGCGCGCTGCGCGAGCGTACCGCCAACACCGGCATCGACGTGCGCCGCGACGGCGACAACATCACCTTGAACCTGCCCGACGGCATCACCTTCGATTTCAACCGGTCCACGCTGAAGCCGCAGTTCTACTCGGCGCTCAACGGCGTCGCGTCGACCCTGGGCGAGTACAACCAGACCATGATCGAGGTGGTCGGGCACACCGACAGCATCGGCAGCGACGCGGTGAACCAGCGTCTGTCCGAGCAGCGTGCCGCTTCGGTGGCCACGTATCTGACCGCGCAGGGCGTGCAGCGCGAGCGCATCGAGACGCTGGGCGCGGGCAAGAAGTACCCGATCGCCGACAACAGCACCGAGACCGGGCGCGCGCAGAACCGCCGCGTCGAGATCCGCGTGGTGCCGCTGCGTTCCTGAGCCGGTCCATCCGGTGTGCAACGCGAACGGGCCGCCGGTGCGGCCCGTTCGCGTTGCGGCGCACTGTGTCCATGCAGGCGCGTGGCGGTGGTCTTGCGCAGCCAGCCGCCGCCCGCTCAGACCAGCGCTTCTTCCTCCAGCTCCGGCGCCGGTTCGGCGTCCGCTAGCGGCAGCTCGGCCAGCTGCGGCGGCAGCGGCAAGGTCTGGGTGTTCATCGCCACGCCGCTGCACAGAGTGAACTCGGCGCCGCTGTCGGCCTGCTGCGTGGCCAGCTTGGCCGGGCACTGCGCCATCATGTAGCTGACGTCGAAGTTGAGCCTGTCGACCAGGAAATCGACGAAGGCGCGCACCTTTGGCGACAGCATGCGCCCGCCCGGGAACACCGCATTGAAATCCAGGTCCGGGCCGACCCAGCCGCCGAGCACGCGCCGCGCCTTGCCAGCCTCGATCAGCGGCTTGATCGTCGCGTCGCTGGCCAGCACCAGGCCTTCGCCGCAGACCAGCCCGCCGATCAGCGCGGCCGAATCGTTGGCGACCAGGATCGGCTGGATTGCGAACTCGCCGCTCTGCTTGCCGTTGCGCAGCGGCCAGCTGAGCCGGTTGCTGCCGTTGCGGCCATTGCTCAGCGCCAGCGTGCGGTGGTGCTGCAGGTCGTCCGGGTGCAGCGGCTCGCCATGGCGCTCGATGTAGTTGGGACTGGCGAACACCTGGGTGCGGAAGGTGGCCAGCTTGCGCGCGATCATCGTCGAATCCAGCAGCGCGCCCATGTGCAGGGCCACGTCCACGCCTTCGGCGATCGGATCGACCTTGTCGCTGGTCATGACCATTTCCAGGCGCACTTCCGGATGCTGCTTGTGGAATTCGCCGAGGATCGGCGCGACCCAGGAAATGCCGGCGGAGTAGGGCGCGCTGAAACGCAGCCAGCCGCGCGGGCCGGCCTGCAGTTGTCCGACCGCGCTTTCGGCTTCCTCCAGTTCGCGGGCGATGCGCTGGCAATGCTCATGATAGACGGCGCCCGCCTCGGTCAGCCCGAGCCGGCGCGTGGTCCGGTGCAGCAGGCGCGCACCCAGGCGCGCCTCCAGGTCCTGGACCTTGCGGCTGACGGTGGTCTTGGGCAGGCCGAGCGCGTTGGCCGCGGCGATGAAGCTGCCTTGCTCGACCACCTTGACGAAGATCAGGGTGTCGTTCAGATCGTGGGTCATGGCGGGTTCCTGTGGTATAGGGAAATTGGACCGGTGGCGGGATGATTATTCCCCTTAATTCGGACTAATCAAGTGCGGCTTTGGCGCCTAACCTGTTGAGCATTCGCCGCTACCCAGGCCACTCCCGATGCTGTTGCGCACGCTGTTCCAACGTCTCGGTGGCATCCGCCGCCCGGATCGGGCCCATGTTACGCTCATGGCCGCGCTGGAAGCCGGCCAATTGAAGGCTTTCCGCGAATTCACCCCGCCTCCGCGCCGTCAGGGCGGCAGCGTCATGCGGCTCGGCCAGCGCGCCGGCGATCGGCTGGATCGCATTGCGATTGTCCCGTTTGCGGGAGTAAAAGTCCCGTGAGCGGGACGTTGGATCCCGAGATCCTGGTGCTCGGCGGCACCGGCCACATCGGCCGCGGGGTGGTGCGCGCGCTGCTCGAGGCCGGCAGTCCGGTGCTGGCGGTGGCACGCGATCGCGGCCGGCTGCGTGCGTTGCGCGCCCGCTACGGCGACGAACCGGCGCTGGACGTGCTGCAGGGCTCGGTCGGCAACGATGCCGGCGCCGCGGCACTGGCGGCGGCGCTGGCGCAGCGGCCGCGGCCATTGGCCGGCGTGGTCGCCAGTCTCGGCAGCCCGCCACGGTCCGGGCGCCTGCTGGATCAACCGCTGGCCGCACTGCGCCGGCGCCTGGAGGCCGACCTGCTGCCGCAACTGGCGGCCGCGCGGCATCTGCTGCCGCTGCTGGCACGGGCCGAGCGCGGCGGCCGCTACCTGCTGCTCGGCAACCCCTGCGCGCTACGCGCCTGGGCCGGGCACGGCGAGAGTTCGGTCGCCGCGGCCGCGATCCGCATGCTCGCCCAGGTTCTGCACGAAGAAGCCAAGCCGCTCGGCGTGCGCGTGCAACTGCTGTCGCTGACCCATCCGGTGTGCCGCACCGAGGCCGGCGCTGACGACTGCCCGGAATGGTTCACCACGCTCGGCGTGGGCCGGGCAGCGGTGTCGCTGCTGGCCGAGGGCGGCGTGCCCGGCCAGGCCGTGGTCGACATCGACAAACACCGGCACGCGCATCCACGCACCTCGTTGATGACCGCATCGCATTTTTTTTCCTCCACTCATGAGGTCTCTCCATGAACCCGATTCCAATGTCGTTCCACTCCACGTCGCGTACCTTGCGCCCGCTGGCGATCGCGTTGCTGGCCGCGGCCCTGGCGGCCTGCGGCGGCAAGGCCGGCGAACAGGGCCCGCCGCCGCCGCCCGCGGTCGGCGTCGCGCCTGCGTTGCAGAAGGAAATCAGCCAGTGGGACGAGTTCAGCGGCAGCGTCGAGGCGGTCGAGCATGTCGACCTGCGGCCGCGCGTGTCCGGCTATATCGACAAGGTCAACTACGTCGAAGGTCAGGAAGTGAAGAAGGGCGAGGTGCTGTTCACCATCGACGCGCGCAGCTACCGCGCCGAACTGGCGCGAGCCGATGCCGAACTGGCGCGGGCGCGGACCCAGTCCAAGCTCAGCGGCAGCGAGGCGGCGCGCGCCAAGAAGCTGTCCGACCAGCAGGCCATCTCCGTCGAGTCGTGGGAGCAGCGCCACGCCGCCGCCGACCAGGCCGAGGCCGACGTGCTCGCCGCGCAGGCCGCGGTGGACGCCGCGCGCCTGAATCTGCAATGGACCCAGGTACGCGCGCCGATCGACGGCCATGCCGGCCGCGCCCTGGTCACCGCCGGCAACCTGGTCAGCGCCGGCGACAGCGCCAGCGTGCTGACCACGCTGGTGTCGCTGGACAAGGTGTACGTGTACTTCGATGCCGACGAAGGCACCTTCCTGCGCTACGCGCAGATGGCGCGCAAGGGCGAGCGGCCGAGCGAGCGCGACGGACAGCTGCCGGTGCAGGTCGGCCTGGTCGGCGAGGACGGTTTCCCGCATGCCGGCAAGGTCGATTTCCTCGACAACCAGATCACCCGCAGCACCGGCACCATCCGCGTCCGCGCCGTGCTCGACAACGCCGAGCGCAATTTCACCCCGGGCCTGTTCGCGCGCGTGCGCCTGCTCGGCAGCGGCCGCTTCAACGCGCTGCTGATCGACGACAAGTCGGTGCTGACCGACCAGGACCGCAAGTACGTCTACGTCGTCGACAAGGACGGCAAGGCGCAGCGCCGCGACGTGCAACTGGGGCGCAGCGCCGAGGGCCTGCGCATCGTGCAGGGCGGGCTCAACCCCGGCGACCGGGTCATCGTCGACGGGGTGCAGAAAGTGTTCATGCCCGGCATGCCGGTGCAGGCCAAGCCTGTGGCCCTGGCCACGGCTTCGCCGGCGGCCGCGCGCAAGGCCGTCGCCCTCGACTGAGTCGCCCCCGACTGACGCCAGGGCGCGCACAGCGTCGTAGACCGGTCGCGCTGGCGACCGGTGCTTGCCAAGCCGGGCCACCGCGGTGGTCCGCGCCGCCGCCGCGTTGCCCGCGTTCCTGTTCGGCCACCCGTTCCACCTGTTTCCAGGACCACCACCCATGGACTTTTCCAGATTCTTCATCGACCGGCCGATCTTCGCGGCCGTGCTGTCGATCGTCATCTTCGCCGCGGGCCTGATCGCCATCCCGATGCTGCCCATCGGCGAATACCCCGACGTGGTGCCGCCTTCGGTGGTGGTGCGCACGGTGTATCCGGGCGCCAATCCCAAGGTCATCGCCGAGACCGTCGCCACGCCGTTGGAGGAGGCGATCAACGGCGTCGAGAACATGATGTACATCAAGTCGGTGGCCGGCTCCGACGGCGTGCTGCAGATGACCATCACCTTCCGCCCCGGCACCGATCCGGACGACGCGGCGGTCAAGGTGCAGAACCGCGTCGCCCAGGCGCAGGCGCGCCTGCCCGAGGACGTGCGCCGGCAAGGCGTGACCACGCAGAAGCAATCGCCGACCTTCCTGATGGTGGTGCACCTGACCTCGCCGAAGGGCAAGTACGACACGCTGTACCTGCGCAACTACGCGCGCCTGCACGTCAAGGACGCGCTGGCGCGGATCCAGGGCGTGGGCGATGCGCAGGTGTTCGGCGGCGGCGACTACGCGATGCGCGCCTGGCTGGATCCGGAGCGCATCGCCGCGCGCGGGCTCACCGCCAGCGACGTGGTCGGCGCGATGCGCGAGCAGAACGTGCAGGTCTCGGCCGGCCAGCTCGGCGCCGAGCCGATGCCCGAGAGCAAGTTCCTGACCCTGATCAACGCGCAGGGCCGCCTGCGCACCGAACAGGAGTTCGGCGACATCGTGCTCAAGGTCGGCGCCGACGGCCAGACCGTGCGCCTGGCCGACGTCGCGCGCCTGCAGCTGGGCGCCGGCGACTACACCTTGCGCGCGCAGCTGGACGGCAAGAACGCGGTCGGCATCGGCATCTTCCAGGCGCCTGGCGCCAATGCGCTGCAGATCCGCGACCAGGTGATCGCCAAGATGGACGAACTCACCAAGCAGTTCCCCGACGACGTGAAGTACGAGGCGGTCTACGACACCACCATCTTCGTGCGCGACTCGATCACCGCCGTGGTGCACACCCTGCTGGAGGCGGTGCTGCTGGTGGTGCTGGTGGTGATCCTGTTCCTGCAGACCTGGCGCGCCTCGATCATTCCGCTGATCGCGGTGCCGGTGTCGGTGGTGGGCACCTTCGCCGCGCTGTACGTGCTGGGCTTCTCGATCAACACGCTGACCCTGTTCGGGCTGGTGCTGGCGATCGGCATCGTGGTGGACGACGCGATCGTGGTGGTGGAGAACGTCGAGCGCAACATCGAGGAAGGCCTGACCCCGCTGGCCGCCGCGCACCAGGCCATGCGCGAGGTGTCCGGTCCGATCATCGCGATCGCGCTGGTGCTGTGCGCGGTGTTCGTGCCGATGGCGTTCCTGTCCGGCGTGACCGGCCAGTTCTACAAGCAGTTCGCGGTGACCATCGCCATTTCCACGGTGATTTCGGCGATCAACTCGCTGACCCTGTCGCCGGCGCTGGCCGCGCTGCTGCTGAAGGCGCACGACGCGCCCAAGGACGGCCCGTCGCGGGTGATGGACCGCCTGTTCGGCGGCTGGCTGTTCCGCCCGTTCAACCGCTTCTTCAACCGCAGCTCGCACCGCTACCAGGGCGCGGTCTCGCGCATCCTCGGCCGGCGCGGCGCAGTGTTCGCGGTCTACCTCGTGCTGCTGCTGGTCACCGGGGTGATGTTCAAGGCGGTGCCGGCCGGCTTCATCCCGACCCAGGACAAGATGTACCTGATCGCCGGCGTGAAGCTGCCCGAAGGCGCCTCGCTCGAGCGCACCGACGCGTTGCTGCGCAAGGTCGCCACCATCGCCATGCAGACCGACGGCGTGGCGCATTCGATCTCCTTCCCCGGCCTCAACGCGCTGCAGTTCACCAACACCCCCAATACCGGCGTGGTGTTCCTGACCCTGAAGCCGTTCGCCGAGCGCCAGCGCAGCGCGCTGGAGATCAACGCCGAGATCAACCAGCGCATCTCGCAGCTGGGCGAAGGCATGGCGTTCGCGTTCATGCCGCCGCCGATCCTGGGCCTGGGCAACGGCAACGGCTACCAGTTGTTCATCGAGGACCGCGCCAACCTGGGCTACGGCGCGCTGCAGAACGCGGTCAATGCGATGCAAGGCGCGGTGGCGCAGACCCCGGGCATGAGTTTCCCGATCGGCACCTACCAGGCCAACGTACCGCAGCTGGACGCCGAGGTGGACCGGGTCAAGGCCAAGGCGCAGGGCGTGGCCCTGACCGATCTGTTCGACACCTTGCAGACCTATCTCGGCTCGACCTACGTCAACGACTTCAACCAGTTCGGCCGCACCTGGCAGGTGATCGCCCAGGCCGACGCGCCGTTCCGCGAGAACGTCGAGGACATCGCGCGGCTGCGCACCCGCAACGCGGCCGGCGACATGGTGCCGATCGGCGCGATGGTGACGATCAAGCAGAGCTACGGCCCGGACCCGGTGCTGCGCTACAACGGCTATCCGGCCGCCGACTTGGCCGGCGAGGCCGATGCGCGCATGCTGTCCTCGGCCGAAGCGATGGCCAAGCTCACCCAGATCGCCAAGCAGGTGCTGCCCAACGGCATGGAGATCGAATGGACCGACCTGAGCTACCAGCAGGCGACCCAGGGCAACGCAGCGATGGTGGTGTTCCCGCTGGCGGTGCTGCTGGCGTTCCTGGTGCTGGCCGCGCTGTACGAAAGCTGGACGCTGCCGCTGGCGGTGATCCTGATTGTGCCGATGACGCTGCTGTCGGCGCTGTTCGGGGTGTGGCTGAGCGGCGGCGACAACAACGTGTTCGTGCAGGTCGGCCTGGTGGTGCTGATGGGCCTGGCGTGCAAGAACGCGATCCTGATCGTCGAGTTCGCCCGCGAACTGGAGCTGCAGGGCAAGGGCATCGTGGAATCGGCGCTGCAGGCCTGCCGCCTGCGCCTGCGTCCGATCGTGATGACCTCGATCGCGTTCATCGCCGGCACCGTGCCGCTGGTGTTCTCGCACGGCGCCGGCGCGGAAGTGCGCTCGGCCACCGGCATCACCGTGTTCGCCGGCATGCTCGGGGTGACCTTGTTCGGCCTGTTCCTCACCCCCGTGTTCTACGTCGCCCTGCGCAAGCTGGCCGGGCGTCCGCTGGTGTCGCATGCGCCGGCGCACGCCGCCGATGCGTCGACCCACGCCTGATCCGTCCATTCCTTCATCGTCCATTCCCTCATCCAAGGAAATCCGCATGACCACGACCCAGAAAATCGCCCTCGTCACCGGCGCCACCCGCGGCATCGGCCTGCACACCGTGCGCCAGCTGGCCGAGGCCGGCGTGCACACGCTGCTGGCCGGCCGCGATACCACCCGCGCCACCGCCGCCGCCCTGGAACTGCAGGGCGAGGGCCTGCCGGTGGAGGCGCTGACCCTGGACGTCACCGACGCCGCCAGCATCGCCGCCGCCGTGGCCGCCGTGCAGGCGCGCCACGGCCGGCTCGACATCCTGGTCAACAACGCCGGCATCCTGCTCGACGACCTCAAGCTGGCGGTCTCGCAGCAGAGCCTGGAGACCTGGCGCAGCACCTTCGACACCAACGTGTTCGGCCTGATTGCGGTGACCCAGGCGTTCTTGCCGCTGCTGCGCGCCGCGCCGGCCGCGCGCATCGTCAACGTGTCCAGCCTGCTCGGCTCGGTCACGCTGCACAGCCAGCCGGGCTCGCCGATCTACGACTTCAAGGTGCCGGCCTACAACGTGTCCAAGAGCGCGGTGAACGCGTGGACCGTGCAGCTGGCCTACGAACTGCGCGACACCCCGATCAAGGTCAACACCATCCACCCCGGCTACGTGAAGACCGACATGAACGCCGGCGAGGGCGAACTGGAGGTGGCCGACGGCGCGCGCAGCAGCGTGATGATGGCGCTGCTCGACGCCGACGGCCCGACCGGCAGCTACACCCATGTGGGCCAGGTGCTGCCATGGTGATCCGTCCCGCGATCGGCGCGCTGGCGTTGGCGCTGCTCAGCGCCTGCGCCAGCGTCGGCCCCAACTACCGCGCGCCCGAACCGGCGCCGGTGACCCTGCAAGGCGCGGCGGCGCCGGTGTTCGCCACCACCTCGCCGGTGGCGTCGTGGTGGGCGCAGTTCGACGACCCGGTGCTGGAGCAACTGGTGCACCAGAGCCTGACCGCCAACCTCGACCTGCGCATCGCCTTGTCGCGCGTGCACCAGGCGCGCGCGGCCTTCGCCGAACGGCGCCTGGACCAGGCGCCGCACGTCACCGCCAACGGCGACTACAGCCGCGGCAAGGCGCCGGATGCCGACGCCGGCGGCGCGCGCGTGCTGACCGAGAGCTACAGCCTGGGCTTCGATGCCGGCTGGGAACTGGACCTGTTCGGACGCCAGCGCCGCGCCAGCGAAGCGGCGCGCGCGGACCTGGAGGCCGAGCAGGCCGGCATGGCCGATGCGCAGGTGACCGTGGCCGCGGAAGTGGCGCGCAACTACTTCGAACTGCGCGGCGCGCAGAAACGCATCGCGGTGGCGCGCACCACGCTGGACAACCTGCGCGACACCCAGCGCCTGACCGAGACCCGCTGGCAACTGGGTGCCGGTAGCGAACTGGACGTGCAGAGCAGCCGCGCCCGGCTGAAGGCGATCGAGGCCGACATCCCGTTGCTGGAAGTCAGCGAGGCGCAGGCCCGGCATCGTCTGGCGGTGCTGCTGGGACGCACGCCCGGCGCGCTGGACGCGATGCTGGCGCCACGTGCCATGCCGGCCTACGCCCGCGAGTTGCCGCTCGGCGATACCACCCAGCTGCTGCGCCGTCGCCCCGACGTGCGCATCGCCGAGCGCCGGCTGGCGGCGGCGACGGCGCGGGTCGGCGTGGCCACGGCCGACCTGTTCCCACGGATCAGCTTCAGCGGCTTCGTCGGCTTCCTGTCCGGCGATGCCGGCTCGCTGCTGCAAGGCAGCAGCAAGGCTTGGTCGCTGAGCCCGTCGATCACCTGGGCCGCGTTCGACTTCGGCACCGTGCGGGCGCGCTTGCGCGCGAGCGAGGCGCAGGCCGACGGTGCCGCCGCCGACTACGAGAAGGCGGTACTCGGTGCGCTGGAAGACACCGAGAACGCACTGACCGCCTACGCCAAGCAGCAGGCGCGGCTGGCGATCGTGGCCGAGCAGGCGCAGGCGGCGCAGCGCGCCGAAGCGTTGGCGCAGATCCGCTACCGCGAGGGCTCGGAGGACTTCCTGACCCTGCTCGACACCCAGCGTACCCAACTGGCCGCCGACGACGCCCTTGCCGATGCGCAGGCGGCGGTCAACATCGGCGTAGTGCGGGTGTACAAGGCGCTCGGCGGCTGGGGCCAGGACGCGGTGCTGCCGCAGGAGGTGGCGCTGGCGCCATCGCCGCCGGTTGCGCGCTGACGGACGGCACGGGCACTGCGGCACCCGGCTGCTGGCGGCCGCGCGCCCACCGGCTCAGGGCTGGCGCGCGGGCAACGCGGTCGATCAGTCCTGGGTCAGGTCGTCGGCGACCACGTCGTTGTCGCGGCCGCCGTTCTTGGCCTGGTACAGCGCCGTGTCCGCGCGCGAGAACCAATCCTGCCAGTGCTGCTCGTCGCACAGCATGGCCGCACCGAGGGACACGGTAATGTTGCCGTTGGGGCCGCGCAACGCCTCGCGCGCGGCCTGGTGCAGGCGCTTGCTGAACGCGGCCAGTTCGCTGCGCGATTGCAGCCGCGCCACCACCACGAATTCCTCGCCGCCGAAACGGAACACCTCGTCCGGCGCCCGTACCTCGAAGCGCAGCCGCGCGGCCAGTTCGGTCAGAGTACGGTCGCCGGCGGCATGCCCGTAGAAGTCGTTGGCCTCCTTGAAGTGATCGATGTCGAGGACGATCAACCCATGCCGGCGAGTCTTGCGGCGCAGGTCGGCCACGCGCTGCGACAGGCTCCGTTCCAGCATGCGCCGGTTCGGCAGCCCGGTCAGCGCGTCGTGCGAGGCTAAACCAACCTGAGAGTTCCCCCGGCTCTGCCGGGGAGGCAGTAGAAGTTTGACGTATCCGGGAGTCTGGACCGGCCAGCCTTTCGTAGACATCCGGACGCCATAATTGATGGCAATGACCGAGGTGTTTATGGGCAACAGCAAGCAGTACACGGATGAGTTCCGGGCCGAGGCGGTGAAGCAGGTGATCGAACGCGGCTTCACGGTGGTGGATGTGGCCTCCCGAATCGGGATTCCCAAGCACACGCTATACGGGTGGGTGCAGGCCGCCAGGAAGATGGCGCCGGCAGCCGGCGCTGCAGCGGCGTCGACCGACTCAGCGGAGATTCGCCGGCTCAAGGCCGAACTGAGGCGGGTAACCGAGGAGCGCGACATCCTAGAAAAAGCCGCCGCGTACTTTGCCAAGGGGTAAGGGCGAAGTACGCGTTCATGCGTGCGCACGTCCGGGAGTTTCGTCTGGCGACGATGTGCCGGGTGCTGGGCGTGCATCGCAGTGGTTACTAGGCCTGGCTGCGCAACGGCACCAGCGTCCGCGAACGCGAGGACCAGCGCTTGCTGGGCCTGATCAAGCACCACTGGCTGGCCAGCGGCGCGGTGTACGGCTATCGCAAGCTCACCCTGGATCTGCGTGAGGCCGGCG encodes:
- a CDS encoding WS/DGAT/MGAT family O-acyltransferase, which gives rise to MAASTARRKPRREPMSRVDTAWLRMERPTNPMMITGVLMLDEPLSLQRFKQLVRKRFLAFPRFQQKPVDTATGAYWQHDDDFDLDWHVRLSALPGRGGKQALERFAGQMASTPLDKTKPLWQFHLIERYEGGSALVARIHHSYADGIALVQVLLSLTDMQRVPEPSAQLGRAWLKDDGKDVVRRVGAIDRYLKLGGRVLDKGRQMYQAPNLATMLAKEGGLIGRELANALLLSDDPPTLLRGRLGVSKRAAWAEPLDLDEVKAVGRACDCTVNDVLMATVAGALRHYMLERGERLDGVTLRATVPVNLRPLEHARKLGNHFGLVFLDLPVGEANPVRRVQCVAAAMRQLKQSRQAMVVFGLLAAVGMAPAALQSLALDLFSRKASTVATNVPGPQQPLYLAGSGVREMMFWVPQTGSIGVGVSIMSYNHRVHFGLIGDARLIPDPDAVMRRIGAEFGKLLYLALMGDWEHALRAEDVDALLAHS
- a CDS encoding OmpA family protein, whose protein sequence is MKRTAIQGISVALAGALVLSACATGGSYVQRDQYGNPTEQQNRTGRGTLIGTAVGVAAGLLSGSSATERRQHAMIGAGIGALSGAAIGNYQDRQERALRERTANTGIDVRRDGDNITLNLPDGITFDFNRSTLKPQFYSALNGVASTLGEYNQTMIEVVGHTDSIGSDAVNQRLSEQRAASVATYLTAQGVQRERIETLGAGKKYPIADNSTETGRAQNRRVEIRVVPLRS
- a CDS encoding LysR family transcriptional regulator, which translates into the protein MTHDLNDTLIFVKVVEQGSFIAAANALGLPKTTVSRKVQDLEARLGARLLHRTTRRLGLTEAGAVYHEHCQRIARELEEAESAVGQLQAGPRGWLRFSAPYSAGISWVAPILGEFHKQHPEVRLEMVMTSDKVDPIAEGVDVALHMGALLDSTMIARKLATFRTQVFASPNYIERHGEPLHPDDLQHHRTLALSNGRNGSNRLSWPLRNGKQSGEFAIQPILVANDSAALIGGLVCGEGLVLASDATIKPLIEAGKARRVLGGWVGPDLDFNAVFPGGRMLSPKVRAFVDFLVDRLNFDVSYMMAQCPAKLATQQADSGAEFTLCSGVAMNTQTLPLPPQLAELPLADAEPAPELEEEALV
- a CDS encoding SDR family oxidoreductase — translated: MSGTLDPEILVLGGTGHIGRGVVRALLEAGSPVLAVARDRGRLRALRARYGDEPALDVLQGSVGNDAGAAALAAALAQRPRPLAGVVASLGSPPRSGRLLDQPLAALRRRLEADLLPQLAAARHLLPLLARAERGGRYLLLGNPCALRAWAGHGESSVAAAAIRMLAQVLHEEAKPLGVRVQLLSLTHPVCRTEAGADDCPEWFTTLGVGRAAVSLLAEGGVPGQAVVDIDKHRHAHPRTSLMTASHFFSSTHEVSP
- a CDS encoding efflux RND transporter periplasmic adaptor subunit, encoding MSFHSTSRTLRPLAIALLAAALAACGGKAGEQGPPPPPAVGVAPALQKEISQWDEFSGSVEAVEHVDLRPRVSGYIDKVNYVEGQEVKKGEVLFTIDARSYRAELARADAELARARTQSKLSGSEAARAKKLSDQQAISVESWEQRHAAADQAEADVLAAQAAVDAARLNLQWTQVRAPIDGHAGRALVTAGNLVSAGDSASVLTTLVSLDKVYVYFDADEGTFLRYAQMARKGERPSERDGQLPVQVGLVGEDGFPHAGKVDFLDNQITRSTGTIRVRAVLDNAERNFTPGLFARVRLLGSGRFNALLIDDKSVLTDQDRKYVYVVDKDGKAQRRDVQLGRSAEGLRIVQGGLNPGDRVIVDGVQKVFMPGMPVQAKPVALATASPAAARKAVALD